One Ctenopharyngodon idella isolate HZGC_01 chromosome 9, HZGC01, whole genome shotgun sequence DNA window includes the following coding sequences:
- the cytip gene encoding cytohesin-interacting protein, translating into MMTSNKNCKAPLKQLSSLDSYIIDSSQKKKSILWRRRSFNSAKSLNTEEIKGGTLSRSQLRRTHSTSLVDYTDPQRTVVILEKQDNEAFGFEVQTYGLKVKNSSMVEMCTFVCSVQDGSAAETAGLTAGDIILSVNGVSIEGSTHQHIIELIRESTNMLKLETVSGNVVKRIELEKKMRYLKQTLREKWVELQSLTLQERRLTRGNLNESAQHLSVDSMMSLSSPMGHSGQRFSSDSSCRSIMTDDSEDAAFMSPVFDDSSPFSPTEPNGGFFQLEGGTLRPLTRTRSISLTSSNSSLSPSWENSSSSVFGTLPRRGRRGSVRKQLLKFIPGLNHSVEEEEGS; encoded by the exons ATGATGACATCCAATAAGAACTGTAAAGCACCTTTAAAACAGCTGAGCAGCCTGGACAGCTACATAATCGACAGCTCTCAAAAGAAGAAAAGCATACTGTGGCGACGACGCTCTTTCAACAGTGCCAAAAGTTTGAATACTGAAGAAATCAAAGGCGGGACATTATCACGCAGTCAG CTGCGCAGAACACACTCAACATCTCTGGTGGATTATACTGATCCTCAGAG AACAGTGGTTATATTGGAGAAACAAGACAATGAAGCCTTTGGATTTGAAGTCCAG ACATATGGTCTAAAGGTGAAGAACAGCAGTATGGTGGAGATGTGTACATTTGTGTGCAGTGTGCAGGATGGCAGTGCAGCCGAAACTGCAGGTTTGACTGCTG GTGACATTATATTGTCAGTAAATGGAGTCAGTATTGAGGGTTCTACCCACCAGCATATCATTGAGTTGATTCGAGAATCCACTAACATGCTAAA gttGGAGACAGTCAGCGGGAATGTTGTGAAGAGAATTGAATTAGAGAAAAAGATGCGCTACCTTAAG CAAACTCTACGTGAGAAATGGGTGGAACTGCAATCTCTCACACTTCAGGAAAGGCGTCTTACTCgag GTAATCTGAATGAGAGTGCTCAGCATTTGTCTGTTGACTCTATGATGTCTCTTTCATCTCCAATGGGCCACTCTGGGCAGCGTTTTTCCAGTGACAGCAGTTGCCGCAGCATCATGACAGATGATAGTGAGGATGCCGCCTTCATGTCACCAGTATTTGATGACTCAAGTCCATTTAGCCCCACTGAGCCAAACGGTGGCTTCTTCCAGCTGGAGGGGGGCACGTTGCGACCCCTGACAAGAACACGCAGCATTAGCCTGACCAGCAGTAACAGTTCACTCTCCCCAAGCTGGGAAAATTCATCTTCATCTGTGTTTGGGACCCTGCCAAGGAGAGGCAGAAGAGGTAGCGTCCGCAAGCAGCTTCTGAAGTTCATACCTGGACTGAATCACTCCGTAGAGGAAGAGGAGGGCAGCTGA